In Paenibacillus protaetiae, the genomic stretch TATTCCGCCGGCTTGCATTGCAATATGGCAGAGATGATTTGATCCAAATCCAAAGCTCTCCCGGCGAAGGAACAACGATTATGATCCGGATTCCGGAACAGGAAAGGAGGGGGCGCGATGTACCGGCTGCTGATCGCGGATGATGAAGCGTTGGAGCGGGAAGGACTTGAGCTCATTGTAAACAAAATGATGCCCGGACAATTTACGATGATGCATGCGGAAAACGGGCGCAAAGCGATAGAGAAGGCAGAGGAGTTCCGTCCTCATGTTGTGCTGATGGACATTAAAATGCCGGGCATCCACGGGCTGGACGCGTTGAAAGAAATAAAAGCCGGCAATCCCGGCGTCAAGATGGTGCTGGTGACAGCTTATGAGCAATTTGAATACGCGAAGCAAGCTTTTTCGCTTGGGGTCAAAGATTATTTGACGAAACCGGTCAGGCGGGATGAGATCATTCATTTGCTGGCCAGGATTGTCCAAGAGCTGGAAGCGGAGAAGAACAGCCGGCAGCAGGAGCTGGCGCATAAAGAAAACAATATCCGTTTACGGCAGCTTGCCGAAACGGAGCTGGCTTTGAATTTGATGACGCATGCAGTTCATCCGACGGACATCTCCCAGCTGCTGGAAATGCTGAATATGGACTTGGAGACCGGCTGCGCGATCGTCGCTGCGTTCCCTGACTTTCATCTTCGAGGCGGCGAAACGGCGGATGCGGTGCTGCGGGACATGCATGATACGATCCGCGACACGGTCAAACTTGCTTCCGTACCGGTCCACACGGTAGTCAGTCCGCTTATCGACAGGCATATGACGGTTTTTGTCATTGGCAAAAGCGAAGATAAAATGAAGCTCCGGGACGAAGCGTTCCTGCTGGGCGGCAAGCTGGCAGAAGAGATGCACAGCCGGAAGCAGCTGCGCATTTCGGTCGGAATCGGCAGTATCGGATTACTGGAGGCCGGCTTGCGCCGTTCCTATTATGAAGCGGTATTTGCTTCCGCATCTCCAACTGCCGGGAACGGTCGGGTGGCGTTGTACGGGGAGCTTCCGGTTTCGGCCGGCCAAGCGGAAACGGATAAGCAGGATAACCGTGACAAAGGCAGTTATGTGCAGATGGCGATTGAACGGATTCGTGAGGAACGGGACCATCAAACCCATCATTTGATGGATAAGGCGGCCGATTTTATCCGTGGGCACTTCCGGGAGGAGCTGTCGCTGGAGCAGGCGGCGGAACATGTCCATCTGAATCCGTATTATTTCAGCAAGCTGTTCAAGCAGTATATCGGCGAGTCTTTTATCGACTTTATAACCCGAATCCGGATCGAGGAAGCGCAGGCGCTTATTACGGAAGGGCGGCTGAGCCTGAAAGAAATTTCGTACAGCATCGGCTACAAAGACCCCAACTATTTCAGCAGGGTGTTTAAGAAAGTCGCGGGGCTTTCGCCTTCCGAATACCGCAGCCAGCAGTATTTAAACCTGCCGGAGCAGGATGAGGAGTGGGAGTAAGCGGCCTAAGCATTTTTTCGCCAGGCTCCGGGAGCATGAAGCAAGCCGGCATTCAAGCTTTCGAATTTGTCTATACGGTTTATGCACAGAAGCTGGCTTGCATCATATCGGATCTGGACTCAAGCCGCTTAAAACTGCGTTTGCAGCTTAAGCGGCTTTTTTCGCTTTTTTTTTGAGCGGGGCAGCCCGAGTGATGTCGTTTTTTTGCCACATCATTAAGGGTGACGGACTTTACTGATGTATGTTACGATTAAATGGTGTAAATGCGGATATCGGAACAGCTGCAAGTAAGAGGAGGTAATGACTATGCCTGAAATTGACGGCATTTTGGACAAAGCGCTGAGAGGCGAGCGAATTACGCTGGAGGAATGCGTCACGCTGCTGGAGTCCGATGAGATTGAAAAAATGGGCAAAGTGGCTAACGAGCTAATGCTCCGCCGCCATCCGGAGCCCATCACGACCTTTGTAGTAGGCCGAAACATTAACTATACGAATATATGTGATGTGTATTGCCGTTTTTGTGCATTTTACCGCCGTCCCGGATCGGATGAAGGTTATGTGCTGCCGAACGAAACGATTTTGCGTAAAATTCAGGAAACCGTCGATGTTGGCGGCACCGAAATATTGATGCAAGGCGGTACGAACCCGGATCTGCCGTTCAGCTATTATTTGGATGTGCTGCGTGAGATTAAGAAGCATTATCCGGACATCACGATGCACTCCTTCTCGCCGGCTGAAATTCAGAAGATGAAGGATGTTTCGGACGGCTTATCGCTGGAGGAAGTCATCCGCCAGCTGCATGAAGCGGGCCTGGATTCGCTGCCGGGAGGCGGAGCGGAAATTCTCGACGACCGCACACGCCGGAAAATCAGCCGCCTGAAAGGCTCCTGGACGGACTGGATGGACGTCATGAAGACGGCTCATCGCCAGGGCATGAACACGACGGCCACGATGGTATACGGCTTCGGCGAAACGATGGAGGAGCGTGCGCTTCACTTGCTCCGCATTCGTGACGCGCAAGACGAATGCATCGCAAACGGCTACGATTCGACCGGGTTCCTTGCGTTTATTTGCTGGCCGTTCCAGCCGGACAATACGAACATGAAACGGGAAAAAAGCAAGCCGGAAGAATATTTGAAGATGGTTGCGATCAGCCGCATCATGCTCGATAATATCGACAACTTCCAATCGTCCTGGGTGACGATGGGGCCGGAAATCGGCAAGCTGTCGCTCCATTACGGCTGCAATGATTTCGGCAGCACGATGATCGAAGAGAACGTCGTCTCCGCTGCGGGAACGACACATAAGGTCAACATCAACGTCACGCTGGATATTATCCGTGCGGCCGGCAAAACGCCGGCGCAGCGCAATACGAAATACGAAACGCTGAAAGTTTACCACGAGAACGAAACAGCCGATAAAGATTTTATTATGCAGAACTAATTGCGTCTTGCCCTTCCTGTCCGGGAGGGCTTTTTTTATTGCAGCGGCCGGGCTTTCTATTCTCCCTTCGCTTATCCCAAGTTCTTCATCGTATATCCGATTCGGCAGGGCCATATACTGATAAGGATGAAAGGGGTGAGCTAATGGAACTGTTTACGATTACGCTGCATTCCGGTGCAGAAGGAGCAATAGTTGCACTGCAAGGTCTCCTGGCTCAATATGCCGCAAAAGACCTACATAAATTCCCCGAAGCTAATGAACAACTGGTTCATTTTGAGCTTATCGATAAACATCGTGTCCGCTGTACGGCGGTGCTGCCGCAATTCCGGCTGGCTGATCATAGCGCCGCCTTGTATCGAAGCGCTTCCCAGGCGCTTGCCGAATATGTCGTTCACTATATGGAATCCGATCTGCTCACCAATACGATCCGGCGCAAATACCGGAATCATGAAAGCGATATGGCCGTTATTATCCCCTACTGCCATCAGCTGCTGTACGGATCGGATGCCGACGGTTTAGGCGTCAAATTTCAGGAAGCGGATAAACGGCGCAGGAAAAATAAAGTAGCGGAAGAAATCGAGCCGTATTTACAGGAATACACGGATTTAAACTTGAATGGTTTTGCGTTGTTCCGCCTTCGCGCTTACCGAAACGAGCTGGAAGAGATTGTGGAATATGCGCTGGACGAATATGTACTGGATAAGCAATACCAGGAATTTATTTCGCTGCTTAAATATTTCGTCTGCTTGCAGGAGACGAAAGTTCCCGAGGTTCATCTGGTGCATAAGGGCGGGCATGAGTTCGAGCTGCTGAATGAACGGTTTCAGGCGCTGGAGCCTAAGCCGCATACCGACCGGGTTGTCGCAGAAATGCTGGAAGCGGAAATCAATATCGAGGACATGGTGATCAGCTCGCTTATCGCTGTTTCTCCCAAAGTGATAACGATTCATACACGACAGCCGGATGCGCAGGTCATCCGCACCATTGAGACGATCTTTGACAGCCGGGTGCAAATTTGTGCAGGCTGCGTCTCCTGCAGCCAGCGACTGGATGAAATGGACCATGTACAGCCTTGAACAGGCAGCTGGCGGCAAGCGCTTGAGCTTGACCAAACCGATGCCAGCCGCTATAATTTTCACAGAACGTTTTTTATTCGAACAAAAGCTGTGACAAAGACATGTGCTTGCGTCCTTGGCCGTTCAGAGAGAGGAACCTCGGCTGCAATTTCCTCCGGTGAATCGTAAGTATACCCCTTTGTAGCTGTGCAGTTGAAAGCACTCGTGCCGAGTAAGCTGCGCCGGGAATTCCCGTTACAGAACATACGAAGGATTGCGCTGCGTTCATGCAGGCAGTTGAAGTAGGGTGGAACCACGGGTTAATAACAAGCACTCGTCCCTTTGCGGGGATGCGTGCTTTTTTTGTGCGTTTTTCCGCCGGCTTACCTTTTGGATCTACAGGGAGGAAACGAATAATGAGCATTAAAGTGACATTGCCGGATGGCGCGGTACGCGAATATGAAGCAGGCGTAACGGTAGAGGACATTGCAGGCTCGATCAGCTCCGGCCTGCGCAAGAACGCGATTGCGGGCAAAGTAAACGGCAAAGTGGTTGATGTCAATACGCCGCTGAATGAAGACGCCGAAGTAGCGATTATTACGGTTGAAACGCCGGAAGGACTGGAAGTATACCGCCACAGCACGGCGCATTTGATGGCGCAGGCGATCAAGCGCATTTACGGCAACAAAGCCGTGAAGCTGGGTATCGGTCCGGTTATTGAAGACGGCTTCTACTACGATATTGATATGGAACAGTCGCTGACGCCGGATGACCTCGTGAAAATCGAAAAGGAAATGGAAAAAATCGTCCAGGAAAATCTGGATATCCGCCGCCGCGTAGTGAGCCGTGAAGAAGCAACCGCTATTTTCACCGAGCTTGAAGACAACCTGAAGCTGGAGCTGATCCGTGATTTGCCGGAGACTTCGGTCATTACCATGTACGACCAAGGCGAGTTTTTCGACCTTTGCCGCGGGCCGCATTTGCCGTCCACAGGCCGTATCAAAGCGTTTAAGCTGCTTAGCGTAGCGGGCGCTTACTGGCGCGGCGATTCCAAAAACAAAATGCTGCAGCGCATTTACGGCACGGCATTCCCGAAAAAAGCGCAGCTGGAGGAACATCTGCATT encodes the following:
- a CDS encoding response regulator transcription factor, producing MYRLLIADDEALEREGLELIVNKMMPGQFTMMHAENGRKAIEKAEEFRPHVVLMDIKMPGIHGLDALKEIKAGNPGVKMVLVTAYEQFEYAKQAFSLGVKDYLTKPVRRDEIIHLLARIVQELEAEKNSRQQELAHKENNIRLRQLAETELALNLMTHAVHPTDISQLLEMLNMDLETGCAIVAAFPDFHLRGGETADAVLRDMHDTIRDTVKLASVPVHTVVSPLIDRHMTVFVIGKSEDKMKLRDEAFLLGGKLAEEMHSRKQLRISVGIGSIGLLEAGLRRSYYEAVFASASPTAGNGRVALYGELPVSAGQAETDKQDNRDKGSYVQMAIERIREERDHQTHHLMDKAADFIRGHFREELSLEQAAEHVHLNPYYFSKLFKQYIGESFIDFITRIRIEEAQALITEGRLSLKEISYSIGYKDPNYFSRVFKKVAGLSPSEYRSQQYLNLPEQDEEWE
- the ytxC gene encoding putative sporulation protein YtxC, producing the protein MELFTITLHSGAEGAIVALQGLLAQYAAKDLHKFPEANEQLVHFELIDKHRVRCTAVLPQFRLADHSAALYRSASQALAEYVVHYMESDLLTNTIRRKYRNHESDMAVIIPYCHQLLYGSDADGLGVKFQEADKRRRKNKVAEEIEPYLQEYTDLNLNGFALFRLRAYRNELEEIVEYALDEYVLDKQYQEFISLLKYFVCLQETKVPEVHLVHKGGHEFELLNERFQALEPKPHTDRVVAEMLEAEINIEDMVISSLIAVSPKVITIHTRQPDAQVIRTIETIFDSRVQICAGCVSCSQRLDEMDHVQP
- the mqnC gene encoding cyclic dehypoxanthinyl futalosine synthase translates to MPEIDGILDKALRGERITLEECVTLLESDEIEKMGKVANELMLRRHPEPITTFVVGRNINYTNICDVYCRFCAFYRRPGSDEGYVLPNETILRKIQETVDVGGTEILMQGGTNPDLPFSYYLDVLREIKKHYPDITMHSFSPAEIQKMKDVSDGLSLEEVIRQLHEAGLDSLPGGGAEILDDRTRRKISRLKGSWTDWMDVMKTAHRQGMNTTATMVYGFGETMEERALHLLRIRDAQDECIANGYDSTGFLAFICWPFQPDNTNMKREKSKPEEYLKMVAISRIMLDNIDNFQSSWVTMGPEIGKLSLHYGCNDFGSTMIEENVVSAAGTTHKVNINVTLDIIRAAGKTPAQRNTKYETLKVYHENETADKDFIMQN